In Myotis daubentonii chromosome 6, mMyoDau2.1, whole genome shotgun sequence, a genomic segment contains:
- the PBX2 gene encoding pre-B-cell leukemia transcription factor 2: MDERLLGPPPPGGGRGGLGLVGAEPGGPGEPPGGGDPGGGGGGVPGGRGKQDIGDILQQIMTITDQSLDEAQAKKHALNCHRMKPALFSVLCEIKEKTGLSIRSSQEEEPVDPQLMRLDNMLLAEGVAGPEKGGGSAAAAAAAAASGGGVSPDNSIEHSDYRSKLAQIRHIYHSELEKYEQACNEFTTHVMNLLREQSRTRPVAPKEMERMVSIIHRKFSAIQMQLKQSTCEAVMILRSRFLDARRKRRNFSKQATEVLNEYFYSHLSNPYPSEEAKEELAKKCGITVSQVSNWFGNKRIRYKKNIGKFQEEANIYAVKTAVSVTQGGHSRTSSPTPPSSAGSGGSFNLSGSGDMFLGMPGLNGDSYPASQVESLRHAMGPGGYGDSLGGGQMYSPREMRANGGWQEAVTPSSVTSPTEGPGSVHSDTSN, translated from the exons ATGGACGAGCGGCTGCTGGGGCCGCCCCCTccaggcgggggccgggggggcctggggctggtgggTGCGGAGCCTGGGGGCCCTGGCGAGCCTCCCGGTGGCGGCGACCccggcgggggtggcgggggggtccCGGGAGGCCGAGGGAAGCAAGACATCGGGGACATTCTGCAGCAGATAATGACCATCACGGACCAGAGCCTGGACGAGGCCCAGGCCAA GAAACACGCCCTGAACTGCCACCGAATGAAGCCAGCACTCTTCAGCGTCCTGTGTGAGATCAAGGAGAAGACTG GCCTCAGCATCCGAAGCTCGCAGGAGGAGGAGCCCGTGGACCCCCAGCTTATGCGCTTGGACAACATGCTTCTGGCAGAAGGTGTGGCTGGGCCTGAGAAAGGGGGGGGCTCCGCAGCGGCAGCTGCAGCCGCAGCAGCTTCCGGGGGCGGCGTGTCCCCTGACAACTCCATCGAACACTCGGACTATCGCAGCAAGCTCGCCCAGATCCGCCACATCTACCACTCGGAGCTGGAGAAGTATGAGCAG GCATGCAACGAGTTCACGACCCACGTCATGAACCTGCTGCGGGAGCAGAGCCGCACGCGGCCCGTGGCGCCCAAGGAGATGGAGCGCATGGTGAGCATCATCCACCGGAAGTTCAGCGCCATCCAGATGCAGCTCAAGCAGAGCACCTGCGAGGCCGTCATGATCCTGCGCTCCCGGTTCCTGGACGCCAG ACGGAAACGCCGCAACTTCAGCAAACAGGCCACCGAGGTCCTAAATGAGTATTTCTATTCCCACCTGAGCAACCCGTATCCCAGTGAGGAGGCTAAGGAGGAGCTCGCCAAGAAGTGTGGCATCACCGTCTCTCAG GTCTCCAACTGGTTTGGCAACAAGCGGATTCGCTATAAGAAAAACATCGGAAAGTTTCAAGAGGAGGCAAACATCTATGCCGTCAAGACCGCCGTGTCTGTCACCCAGGGGGGCCACAGCCGCACCAGCTCCCCGACACCCCCTTCCTCCGCAG GCTCTGGCGGCTCTTTCAACCTCTCAGGATCCGGAGACATGTTTCTGGGGATGCCCGGGCTCAACGGAGACTCCTACCCTGCCTCCCAG GTGGAATCACTCCGACACGCGATGGGCCCCGGGGGCTACGGAGATAGCCTCGGGGGAGGCCAGATGTACAGCCCCCGGGAAATGAGG GCGAACGGCGGCTGGCAGGAGGCTGTGACCCCGTCCTCAGTGACGTCCCCAACAGAGGGGCCAGGGAGCGTTCATTCTGACACTTCCAACTGA